Below is a genomic region from Nilaparvata lugens isolate BPH chromosome 3, ASM1435652v1, whole genome shotgun sequence.
cgGTATCAACAAGTTTTCGTTATTGTTCACACATTACGTTTCATATTGTCTTGGTTGACTCATAGCGTACTTCTTTCAAAATAATCACATGATGAAACTAATAGTAAATTATATAAGAGAGCATagtttgagaaaaatttcaTGATAACAGTTATCCTTGCTTCGAACGTCTAAGTAGGACGACGGATTGTATAATAGGACGGATTGTCTATTATCAGGGCATATTTTTCCTACATGATAGATGAAGTAATAATTGTTAAGCCATGAGGCAGGAAAATTGCCTTAAGTAATTATTGGAAACAGGGATACCTAACTGTGTTTCTTGGAAATACGTTGTATGTTGATAAGTTCACTGATAGGGCCAGCCAATTAATCTTGGCATTGCCATTCCGATATGAATAAGTTTAAAACATGTACATTTTTACAATCTATggtaatatataatttactcCTTCAAACGGACAAAAGGAATATTATCGTTCTTTTTTGTTTGTAGTAATTTTGTTTTGCACGCCTACTCATATTTATTATGTGCCAATTTTTATCGATAAGTGGGTCCACTATCTACTATTGTgctgtatttttttgtttttctgtgaaataaaaacattctaTTCTATATGTTATGAGGTCCGTATTGGTACATGCAGCAAGCCTGTACTCAGGATATTGTCTCATGCCATAATAAGGAAGGAATAGGATATGCTTTGCAATTACTAAATTCACGGCGAATTCATTTCATACTGGTagtgttttttttataatttagaaaaaatgttcCGAAGTGATTGGGAAAGTGTTAAGAAATGTTCCAGTTTTGGATCTTATCCACCACTTATATTTCTtgactcaaatcttgaaaagaaTCCTGATAAATTTTACATTAGCTGTGGAATGGGTAGGTAActatttttaaacaaattaatcctttttctgtattttttatctattcatGATGGTattaatttttacatttttaaatcaATAACTTATTTAAAAATGCGAATTATTCTTGaacttttcttatttttaaactGACCAATCATATTTCACTTGGTTAGAAACCCGTTTTAAATTGTTACCGTACTTTATGGCATTGAAACATCATTTTATGAATCTAAAATTGAAAGATTGTAGGTACTTAACATGGATGTAGAGATGAGCTTTAATTTGTTTTAGaatttaaatgataatttttcctCCGTTTTGTGCAAGAAACCAAGGGTTGCTCCACAAGTTtatttaagctgcgtttacaccggagttaataacacgatttattgaaaaaagttattaacttgactgaatcgtcaaaaatccttaacaaaagttgataactcgtgtttctaacagaaaattccgtGTTATTAAAGAATCGGGGGGGGGGTGAACTCTAGGGgggtgaaatttcaattttgtagcaattgatcacttgacaatgaaatttaagtctggaacatctggtacacaatttttgactttgtagcttAATGAAGACTAGTTGTgaggtgaacatagcaaaaatacgcatctctagcccgtctattgaaggttttggaactgctaagttgacacttgttgcagagttgaaaatttcacaccCACCtagaatctgctataacaattaaAGGAAAACACCaactaatgaaataatatatcaaattgaagagaaaacaaagctctacaaatctacggtgagcattcgtttttacgatgcattgttggagagttgtaggccctgaaacataaaaaaaggattaaaaactgttattttaacaattttacacatttaaaagcgtatatctcgaaaactgttggagatatcacaaatcaccacagatcaaatattgtagagaatttatcatgctttatttttgaatagttagtcatgtcggttgaacgcattttcctcaagatatgagcgtgtaagcaaaacattgaaaaatgcaactcttaaaccaccctcatccctttagaacaaggggtagggatggggacttttgatatgttcaccccctaactggtcccaacaaagctgcggagtcaaaaattgtgttcaaaacatattctccaaattcctttgttaattggtctatttttgcataactgaagatctcacactcaacactgaagctgctgcaacagtcgtggggatgtgcgtaaacttgggattttttacatcaaattgaagagaatttgatgctctataatctcatgatcagcatggattttccccatcgatattaaaaaagttataagagcaaaaatagcaaaaaatcgaaggaaaatgtgttttttttaatgtcacaacttttagagtggatatctcgaaaagtgaaagagatatagaaaaagttgtttgATCAATagtgtaggaaattatgtaagcttcaatttcttatagaatagtcatgtctgtaaaatgcatagttttcgagttatatagcacagggggtaggggtggggacttttgatatgtttaactcatcactaccctaaacagaactgcgggctcaaaaattgtcttccaaacttttccctctataacacttcgttgactgggctacataggtaaggaaagtattgatttccatacgtttcaaggtcccctgagtccaaaaagtggtttttgggcattggtctgtatgtgtgtgtgtatgagtgtatgtatgtctgtgtctctgtgtacacgataactcatctcccaattaacggaataacttgaaatttggaacttaaggtccttacactataaggatctgacacgaaacatttcgatcaaatgcaattcaagatggcggctaaaatgtcgaAAATGATGtaaaaaacaggtttttttgcgattttctcaaaatcggCTCcgacgattttgatcaaattcatactgaaaatagtaattgataagttctatcaactgctacaagtcccatatctgtaaaaatttcaggagctccgccccatctatgcaaagttttgaGACACACGAGGCGGTATTAGCCGaagttttcataacggcaaggaaagttctgtgagtgcgccactccagatttttgttattaactcaaattgaaaaaatatttcatatttatccTAGCAATAGAAAcacaatattaaataaacttatagAGAGTTCAGTTTTCTGTTTCCAATTTTACATCGAACAAAGTATGAATGCTCTAgtatatcaaaattttaaaattcacaTACTGcaattgattttataatagGGCAggtttcattactttcattaTTCCATGTCTTTGACACAACCCATGCATATGTTTCACATGTGATGAAAGTCAGTTGCTTTGCAGTGAGCATTgatataatttgttttatttaaacTCAGTGGTTGTGAGTAACCTTTGCAGTTTTTCGAACTGTTTTTGTATTGTACGAAAGTGAAACTTCATGTCGGTCTCATTATAGAATGGCATATCAATTTCCTCGCGAATCTTCTACCACCATTGGAACAATCAGTGACCACACTCAGAATTCTGACAATAATCATGCAGTATCAAACAGATTAAAGAAAGAactcatgatgatgatgatgaattcaGTTCAGGGTGTATCGGCCTTTCCGGAAGgagacaataatttattcaaatggatTGCCACCATAAACGGTCCCTGCGACACAGTTTATGAAGGGATCACCTTCAAGCTGAATCTGGAGTTTTCGAGTAACTACCCATACACTGCACCCTTGGTAAAGTTCATAACTCCCTGTTTTCATCCAAACGTAGATCTGAATGGAAATATCTGTCTGGACATGTTGAAAGAAAAATGGTCGGCGCTGTTCGATGTGCGCACAATTCTGCTGTCCATCCAGTCACTGCTTGGTGAGCCGAACAACGAAAGTCCCCTCAACAGTCAGGCGGCTGAGCTGTGGCCTAATCAGCCCTACTTCAAGGAGCACCTGCACTTGTTCATGCTAGAACGACAAAAGATGAGTGCAGCACTTTTGTCAGTTACCTCAGCagctatataataatattccaatTAATACAAAAAGTTGTTCCAAAAACTAATgtgtttttaaaacaaaatttttaatgttttagatAAAGTTTTCACTTTATTTGTATGTACCTTATCTTGACTATTTCAAAAAAGTAATTACATTTTAGCCATTTGTaaaagaattttgaattattttcctATGTTGAGActatttttattgacattctcctACTACTTGAAAGTAATTTTAGCATGTTGTTATCTACCCAAGTTTTTATAATGCTagaaaatttgtatattatttgaCTCTTTGTGGTAAAGTTTAGCTCATTCTGGATATTGTTACCTAAAAGCTATTATAGTGAGAATAACTATCATAAACGAAAacagtaaactgaaaaatatttttaatcagGTAATACTAAAAAGTTTGTCTTATTTATGATTTCTTggtttaacaataaataattattgaattatacaattatttattgtatttcattttacaacaattgaaaattatcaacttTATTTCAGTCAAGTCATTTTAAGAATTGGAGTGCAAAGTTATTACGTGTACCTAGAGGTCTTATGCCCACCGTATGGATTTAACataaaataactaaataatagtattatcaTTGCTAATACAGTAATAACAACATTGAAGTTGATTTTACAACCAGTACCAAATTATTGTTGGTGATGTAAAATTgagacaataattaattataggaTTCAGATTGCTTGGAAAATCAAGAAATTAGTATAATTCCCTAGATATATGTACCGTACTAAAACCTTATGcaaattattttgtataaaatattttggaacACAACTATTAAAGATAATTGCAATTTGTTCAAAAACAAAATGCTGGTTTTATATTCAACACAGTTTGTTACTGGTTTTATTCCAGTATTATGTGGGCTATATTCGTAtaaattatttagaattgaGAAAGCTTACTCTAAAAAAtctcaatgaaaaatatttttttggagtGACAGTATCCATTGGTTTGATGTTCATTTCATTAGCATGATCTTACAAATGGATTGCAAAAAACCAACTATTTTTAACACTATCCATTTCCAACCTACTCCTTTTTCACATTTAGATCTGGAGCAGTTAATactaaacaatattatttaggtTTGCAAAGTGATTTTGCTGGAGATAtcttctaaataatattgtttagtATTAACTGCTCCAGATCTTAATGCGAAACAGGCGTAGGTTGTTTAATAAATCAGATTGAGAAGAAAtcacaaatattttttctttttccatcttcaaatctcataattttattttatcactaaGAAATGTTAATTCGATATTACTGTGCATATGAAAAAACTcacctacaaatgaaaaattttagAAACAAAATATCTGCAGTTTTTCTCATTTGTATATACATTTTCatgcattattatttatttctctcccatattattatagatttcaaAAGTGTCTGTCTCTGCTTAAAACAACATACTGTATAGTAATCAATTGGGTTGtttcattctattttaaaaCGATTACGTTACTGTAAGATTTGTTATGATCATCCATGGGAGTCCCAATATTTTTAATTCTGACATCTCCATAACACAATCTCAATTCCACCAGTTTTTTCCCAATTCGCAAAAACATGTTTGCTATTATGTCGATGAACCTTTCAACAGGGATAAGCAAACAACATTCGGATTGAAATGAGCTGTGTTATGTTGTTTGTTAAGTTATGCAACGCATCTTGGCGTGGTAGTTCggaattgaaagaaaaacaaGAGGAAAACGAGTGGTGGTGCGACGCAGCAGGTTGTGTTTGGCCATCAGAAACAAATGAACTTGGAAGGTGAGAAGATGCCGACGCCTCCGCTGGACATGGACTGGTCGCCATCCGGTGCTTCTCTGCTGGCATCGCGGACCCACAACCCGATCAGGACCGTCGTCGAGGGGTGCAAACTGAAGCCGTGCCCTGGCAAGCCGATGATCGCGCTTTCTCTCGGTCAGTCATCCCCTCCAATAAGGGCAAAATTTTCTGTATTTTCATCTCAGCGCTTAAGGTTTTTAAGTTCATTCTACCACCACATTCTCTGTAGAAGCTAGGATTAGGAGAGCCTGTGCTTCGAATTGGGAATGAGAAGCTAAGCAAGAATGCACTACTAAAATATTAGGTTTACAAGACTTTTGTATTTAATGAATGCGATATTATTGTAGgcattcattgaataaaaatacttaaaGTTGGCATTAGCATAATGAATTTAATAACGGTTGTCGCAaccaaaaaatgaaaataaatttgtggaaaaatttaaaatccataaaatttgaattggtgGTACCAAATatgaaaaaagtgaaaactTTCCGctcttttttataatattcgAGACGGAAGTattttacaaaattgaagcAAGCATTTTCAAAGGAAGGAAGCATTCTTAATTTaatggaaacatttttttatttttttaaatcagcATTGTCAATTActataacaaaataaattttaaaaaatcgacAGGTAAGTGGAATACGTTTTTTGTTGTGAACCTCATTTCAATAGTTGAAAGAATTTACCAAATTCTCTTTCTACTGCAAAATTTGTCATCGAACCCGATGTGATTATACCGTACTGTACCATCTCATTTGAGAAATTTTCTATAGTAGGCctatgtattttttcaattatttatccttgctcgaaaaatctagaaatttaaatttaacGTAAATGCCACAAACATTCAGTTTGTCATCCAATAAATGGATAAAACTTAGTGGATTTGACTTTCTAATATCAGGATATTAATGCGCTTGAACAGTGATAGATTTCTTATCCTCTCCTTTCATCAAGTGTTTATGGGACTGTATATTTTTTCACTCGTGAATTAGTAGGTAAAgtgtattttatatattttcaagtagatctataattaaaatttgtattaaatgtttaCTGCTTTTTACTGGGTGAACTGCACCCATATAATACAATagattatgctattttttcaatCACTGATAAAACCTGAATCAGATATTCGCAGTGGTATCATAATAGGCCTGATTATTAATTAACtctatcagtcataaaataatataataaagtaataataataataatataatttattatcgcTAATACCGTACTGCGCAGTTTTTGTTTACAAATCAGAATATACCTTTCTGTATATAAAAGATAAACCAAGTTAAGTGTTGTCACAGTAGAAACAGAATTatttatgcaaataaatgcGATCTGCTCTTGCGAAACCGGATTGACGAATCTTCAAACTTATACTGTTGGCTGGCTGTTTAGCTGCTGCAGCCTACTCATTCCatctaaaatattgaattttcagtttCTCTCATGTTTTCATCGGTCTTTTGATATACGGTAAGCCtaatgatatatatttttttaatccaAGAAAATAAGGGTTGAGAACAATATTATGACtaattcctattattattagGGATTTATAATTTAATCTGCTTGTTAAATGGTTCTAAAGCCGGGTCCAGACGCTCGAGTTTACCATCAGTCTcttgctcaagcaaaagacggatgtaaaattgcgtccacacgcatccgtcttatgtcgtccgttttcctatttttgtgctcaCAAGCTCAGTTCGTCATCAACTATGGAAGAGCCAGTACTCTTGGCcacttttgttttgtgtgtaaaaaataggaagaaaggtAGAGTTCATCGTTCACGTTGGAGTAGGGACTGGTTGTTAAAAGGACACAAATTTTCTCACGTTGCATTGCTTCGAGAATTGCAAGATGAATCTGAAAATATGTTTATAAGTTCctcatttacggtgaaacgcggcaatagattttcatgaaatttgacaggtatgttatctttcttctttaaattgcgcgtcgacgtatatacaaggttttttgaaattttgaatttaaggttgatacaaaaggaaaagaagtctctttcgaacgccaatattaccgtaaaaatcagactatagacatcataaatcagctgtcgagtagggatgggtatcgaaagacaaaacatcgatgtttttttcatcctaacatcgataagtgaaaaacatcgatgtttttgaacatcgatgtttttaaacatcgtttatcgccctacgtttttatggatgataatattagtccagtcaatatagacataaaaaaaggggtgtgcttgcaatttatattgtagttctgattttttaatatattatttgggtacataagaggagtccagaaccaatttcttcatgcaagatttccttgtgctagatacagtaGGATAGCCCAAAaatctcgtattttcggctcattctccagttttcagctatttctgccaaatctctccctgattatgaaattctgaaaaaatgagatcactcggaactctctatctccaatgagtacttagctattatttttcaaaaatgattgaaatttgaagaaaaaatcaattttgatgaattttagtttttgatcaacaatatcttctgattgttacaatttagatgtatatttcaaaatccctctaggcgtatttttgtgctatacaatctgagatcaggtagagcgctctatgtcatatagatttccaggtacacctgacaacaatgctccttgtattgtgaaaaacacctaattttcagcttcaaccatcatcaccatctactttgtcctcacattgatatttcgcacaatgacataagttcattggtaagaatcacccgttagatgcacttcatttcagtatttcctagtagaggcacggttaaggacacctcaaaaatcaaaatttcaaacacttataatttacttttgacacaatgctcagatttcatcgtactacacttcattcttctcggctcgccaaggcggttcaaaatcatgcatcaagaGTCAAATTcagtcaaaaaatagaaaatttattgttgagtgtaggtacttattcatattcaatacataagaaatggccaatttctatattcaaagctatgtatctcggtaaccccttattataaaaattattacatcttgatcttgaaaattaatgtacaatagaattttctatttcatctgctgtaaacaattcatgaaaaaatatgttcgtaaagtgagatttgattgttgaaaaaaatccggaaattgtagatatttttctcatattaacggttttggcagttctatgatagcaaaaagtgattcaagatggattttaggcaactgagctcgtagaggatgaatttatccacaatttgtaatcaatcgtaattttctatgatttatcagactcgttttagaaactcttgatcaacagtaaaattacgaaaaaaatgtaaaaactgaaattgccatttttttaaatcttaacttccatttttttttgaatcgtaagtattatttattgaagtgggtagagggggacaatttttacattctcactagatttgggaATTTTAtaagaagtatttcacaagacatgcaactttgaatatagaaattggtcattttttgtgtattggaatatgggcttaatacattcaacaataaatttcccatttttcgaccgaatttgacttattatgcatgattttgaaccgtcgtgacgagccgagaaggatgaagtgtagtacgatgaaatctgagcattgtgtcaaaagttatgtgtttgaaattctgatccttgaggtgtccttaagcgcgcctctccactaggaaatactgaaatgaagtgtatcttacgggtgattctcatagaatataatctcaagaacttatgtcgttgtgcgaaatatcaatgtgaggacaatgtagttggtgatgttTGAAGCTGAAAactaggtgtttttcacaatacaaggagcattgttgtcaggtgtatctggaatatgagatagagcgctctacctgatctcagattgtagagcaaaaaaagagcttctaaagtgactacaattttatctggagctattgttccaatattctaacagttactaactggaatcacagcaatgtggtattcaagtaacagtacttgtggtattcaagtaacagtctttcgaataattgaagtcaggttgtgactagaaagatacatcaactctagttcacaagatttttcatc
It encodes:
- the LOC111054111 gene encoding probable ubiquitin-conjugating enzyme E2 C; amino-acid sequence: MAYQFPRESSTTIGTISDHTQNSDNNHAVSNRLKKELMMMMMNSVQGVSAFPEGDNNLFKWIATINGPCDTVYEGITFKLNLEFSSNYPYTAPLVKFITPCFHPNVDLNGNICLDMLKEKWSALFDVRTILLSIQSLLGEPNNESPLNSQAAELWPNQPYFKEHLHLFMLERQKMSAALLSVTSAAI